A window from Mixophyes fleayi isolate aMixFle1 chromosome 12, aMixFle1.hap1, whole genome shotgun sequence encodes these proteins:
- the ZC3H14 gene encoding zinc finger CCCH domain-containing protein 14 isoform X1, protein MEIGTEISRKIRMAIKGKLQELGAYVDEELPDYIMVMVANKKSHKQMTDDLSLFLGDNTTRFTTWLQGVLDKLRSVNPESNSLKASEAIIFNSSMPPLKSLPPTREDSGRDAHPQPQERIHILATSSSQAPRPYDVRMSSDMSLSARLTSAVKPLRELSPSEAVIDIKLDMDDPFGDDLSGGSENLLYSRKRPSASSSNRYQRPAAQLYRPPGSSQNIYHTAESSGLHRLSQSASASAKPNSSQAASRTMGATKLYQLQDARSAQETYRSAQPSSGRASREGESSRKRKIPVASSVVKVKKGAEDLEYEYVEEDEEEEEEEDYLSRAAGLSSSVSVPSRPERRPTLPPSKQANKNLILKAISEAQESITKTTNYSTAPPKQTVPVAPRTRHLPEEELILMKSRASMYHYQAEPEGPPVLDTRQEQRRMDVLSRLQSDPADEASIWKQDEEAETLKPVDSRSFILKRPKLPKDSVPQTIPAAPDSQPQPGPPPGPQPGPPLGRLIQPRESVIPEKPASPKFIVTLDGVPSPPGYISEHEAEEEPMSYTEERDTYPEGYNTPEEQNYPKLPHDTDEAESTDDPKTKIQERCKYWPACKNAERCAYHHPTIPCKAFPKCRFADKCFFIHPNCKFDAKCTKADCPYTHASRRTPAPPPKKAPAAQKYPVTQHCRYFPACRKTECPFFHPKHCRFNTQCTRPDCEFYHPPVAVPPRHALTWTRTQARNSDGFWR, encoded by the exons ATGGAGATCGGGACCGAGATCAGCCGCAAAATACGG ATGGCCATCAAAGGGAAGCTGCAGGAGCTGGGTGCTTATGTTG ACGAGGAGCTCCCGGATTATATAATGGTGATGGTGGCAAACAAAAAGAGCCACAAACAGATGACCGATGACTTATCTCTCTTCCTGGGTGACAACACGACCAGATTCACCACATG GCTGCAGGGGGTGCTGGATAAACTGCGATCTGTCAATCCAG AATCTAACAGCTTGAAGGCATCAGAGGCCATTATCTTCAATAGCAGCATGCCCCCGCTGAAGAGTCTGCCCCCAACCAGAGAGGATTCTGGGAGAGATGCCCACCCACAGCCGCAGGAGAGGATCCACATCCTGGCAACCAGCAGCTCGCAGGCTCCGCGACCTTATGATGTCAG gatGTCCTCGGACATGAGCTTATCTGCCCGTCTGACCTCTGCCGTGAAGCCGCTCCGAGAGTTGTCTCCGTCTGAGGCCGTCATTGACATCAAGCTGGACATGGACGACCCTTTTGGCGACGACCTGAGCGGCGGGTCGGAGAATTTGCTATACTCCCGGAAAAGGCCCAGCGCTTCCTCCAGCAACAGATACCAGCGGCCCGCAGCTCAGTTGTACAGACCTCCCGGCAGCAGCCAGAACATTTACCACACTGCAGAGAGCAGCGGCTTACACAGATTGTCGCAGAGCGCTTCCGCTTCTGCCAAGCCAAACAGCTCACAGGCTGCCAGCCGGACGATGGGCGCCACCAAACTGTACCAGCTGCAGGATGCCCGCAGTGCGCAGGAGACTTACCGATCTGCGCAGCCTTCCTCAGGCCGAGCGTCCCGAGAG GGGGAGAGCTCCCGTAAGAGGAAGATCCCGGTGGCCAGTTCTGTGGTGAAAGTAAAGAAAGGCGCTGAAGATCTGGAGTATGAGTACgtggaggaggatgaggaggaggaagaagaggaggactATCTCTCCCGAGCAGCTGGGTTATCCAGTAGTGTATCCGTGCCTTCCCGGCCGGAGAGGAG GCCTACCCTCCCTCCTTCAAAACAAGCGAACAAGAACCTAATCTTAAAAGCCATATCTGAGGCCCAGGAATCCATCACCAAAACAACAAACTACTCTACAG CTCCCCCAAAGCAGACTGTACCTGTTGCCCCACGCACCCGTCACCTGCCTGAGGAGGAACTGATCCTGATGAAGAGCAGAGCGTCCATGTATCACTACCAGGCGGAGCCCGAGGGGCCCCCTGTGCTGGACACCAGGCAAG AGCAGCGCAGAATGGATGTATTATCCAGACTACAGTCAGATCCCGCTGATGAAGCTTCGATCTGGAAACAAG ATGAGGAAGCAGAGACTCTGAAACCTGTGGACAGCAGATCCTTTATCCTGAAGAGGCCAAAACTCCCCAAGGATTCAGTCCCCCAAACAATTCCCGCAGCCCCTGACAGCCAACCTCAGCCGGGACCTCCGCCAGGACCTCAGCCGGGACCTCCGCTAGGACGACTGATCCAGCCCAG AGAAAGTGTGATCCCCGAAAAGCCTGCAAGCCCCAAGTTTATTGTGACGTTGGATGGGGTTCCCAGCCCCCCAGGATACATCTCTGAGCATGAAGCAGAGGAAGAACCAATGTCTTATACTGAGGAGAGAGACACTTACCCAGAAGGATACAATACTCCGGAGGAACAGAACTACCCCAAGTTACCGCACGACACAGATG AGGCAGAGTCTACTGATGATCCAAAGACGAAGATCCAAGAGCGCTGCAAGTACTGGCCAGCGTGCAAGAATGCGGAACGCTGTGCGTACCATCACCCCACTATCCCGTGCAA AGCTTTCCCCAAGTGCCGCTTCGCCGATAAATGTTTTTTCATCCACCCCAATTGTAAGTTTGATGCCAAGTGTACCAAAGCAGACTGCCCTTACACCCACGCCAGCAGACGTACCCCGGCACCACCACCCAAGAAAG CACCTGCGGCACAGAAATACCCCGTCACCCAGCACTGCCGTTACTTCCCAGCCTGCAGGAAGACAGAGTGCCCGTTCTTTCACCCCAAG CATTGCAGATTCAACACCCAGTGCACACGGCCAGACTGCGAGTTCTATCACCCGCCAGTGGCTGTACCTCCCCGGCACGCTCTAACGTGGACGCGGACACAAGCCAG GAATAGTGACGGCTTTTGGAGGTGA
- the ZC3H14 gene encoding zinc finger CCCH domain-containing protein 14 isoform X2, with amino-acid sequence MEIGTEISRKIRMAIKGKLQELGAYVDEELPDYIMVMVANKKSHKQMTDDLSLFLGDNTTRFTTWLQGVLDKLRSVNPESNSLKASEAIIFNSSMPPLKSLPPTREDSGRDAHPQPQERIHILATSSSQAPRPYDVRMSSDMSLSARLTSAVKPLRELSPSEAVIDIKLDMDDPFGDDLSGGSENLLYSRKRPSASSSNRYQRPAAQLYRPPGSSQNIYHTAESSGLHRLSQSASASAKPNSSQAASRTMGATKLYQLQDARSAQETYRSAQPSSGRASREGESSRKRKIPVASSVVKVKKGAEDLEYEYVEEDEEEEEEEDYLSRAAGLSSSVSVPSRPERRPTLPPSKQANKNLILKAISEAQESITKTTNYSTAPPKQTVPVAPRTRHLPEEELILMKSRASMYHYQAEPEGPPVLDTRQEQRRMDVLSRLQSDPADEASIWKQDEEAETLKPVDSRSFILKRPKLPKDSVPQTIPAAPDSQPQPGPPPGPQPGPPLGRLIQPRESVIPEKPASPKFIVTLDGVPSPPGYISEHEAEEEPMSYTEERDTYPEGYNTPEEQNYPKLPHDTDEAESTDDPKTKIQERCKYWPACKNAERCAYHHPTIPCKAFPKCRFADKCFFIHPNCKFDAKCTKADCPYTHASRRTPAPPPKKAPAAQKYPVTQHCRYFPACRKTECPFFHPKHCRFNTQCTRPDCEFYHPPVAVPPRHALTWTRTQASD; translated from the exons ATGGAGATCGGGACCGAGATCAGCCGCAAAATACGG ATGGCCATCAAAGGGAAGCTGCAGGAGCTGGGTGCTTATGTTG ACGAGGAGCTCCCGGATTATATAATGGTGATGGTGGCAAACAAAAAGAGCCACAAACAGATGACCGATGACTTATCTCTCTTCCTGGGTGACAACACGACCAGATTCACCACATG GCTGCAGGGGGTGCTGGATAAACTGCGATCTGTCAATCCAG AATCTAACAGCTTGAAGGCATCAGAGGCCATTATCTTCAATAGCAGCATGCCCCCGCTGAAGAGTCTGCCCCCAACCAGAGAGGATTCTGGGAGAGATGCCCACCCACAGCCGCAGGAGAGGATCCACATCCTGGCAACCAGCAGCTCGCAGGCTCCGCGACCTTATGATGTCAG gatGTCCTCGGACATGAGCTTATCTGCCCGTCTGACCTCTGCCGTGAAGCCGCTCCGAGAGTTGTCTCCGTCTGAGGCCGTCATTGACATCAAGCTGGACATGGACGACCCTTTTGGCGACGACCTGAGCGGCGGGTCGGAGAATTTGCTATACTCCCGGAAAAGGCCCAGCGCTTCCTCCAGCAACAGATACCAGCGGCCCGCAGCTCAGTTGTACAGACCTCCCGGCAGCAGCCAGAACATTTACCACACTGCAGAGAGCAGCGGCTTACACAGATTGTCGCAGAGCGCTTCCGCTTCTGCCAAGCCAAACAGCTCACAGGCTGCCAGCCGGACGATGGGCGCCACCAAACTGTACCAGCTGCAGGATGCCCGCAGTGCGCAGGAGACTTACCGATCTGCGCAGCCTTCCTCAGGCCGAGCGTCCCGAGAG GGGGAGAGCTCCCGTAAGAGGAAGATCCCGGTGGCCAGTTCTGTGGTGAAAGTAAAGAAAGGCGCTGAAGATCTGGAGTATGAGTACgtggaggaggatgaggaggaggaagaagaggaggactATCTCTCCCGAGCAGCTGGGTTATCCAGTAGTGTATCCGTGCCTTCCCGGCCGGAGAGGAG GCCTACCCTCCCTCCTTCAAAACAAGCGAACAAGAACCTAATCTTAAAAGCCATATCTGAGGCCCAGGAATCCATCACCAAAACAACAAACTACTCTACAG CTCCCCCAAAGCAGACTGTACCTGTTGCCCCACGCACCCGTCACCTGCCTGAGGAGGAACTGATCCTGATGAAGAGCAGAGCGTCCATGTATCACTACCAGGCGGAGCCCGAGGGGCCCCCTGTGCTGGACACCAGGCAAG AGCAGCGCAGAATGGATGTATTATCCAGACTACAGTCAGATCCCGCTGATGAAGCTTCGATCTGGAAACAAG ATGAGGAAGCAGAGACTCTGAAACCTGTGGACAGCAGATCCTTTATCCTGAAGAGGCCAAAACTCCCCAAGGATTCAGTCCCCCAAACAATTCCCGCAGCCCCTGACAGCCAACCTCAGCCGGGACCTCCGCCAGGACCTCAGCCGGGACCTCCGCTAGGACGACTGATCCAGCCCAG AGAAAGTGTGATCCCCGAAAAGCCTGCAAGCCCCAAGTTTATTGTGACGTTGGATGGGGTTCCCAGCCCCCCAGGATACATCTCTGAGCATGAAGCAGAGGAAGAACCAATGTCTTATACTGAGGAGAGAGACACTTACCCAGAAGGATACAATACTCCGGAGGAACAGAACTACCCCAAGTTACCGCACGACACAGATG AGGCAGAGTCTACTGATGATCCAAAGACGAAGATCCAAGAGCGCTGCAAGTACTGGCCAGCGTGCAAGAATGCGGAACGCTGTGCGTACCATCACCCCACTATCCCGTGCAA AGCTTTCCCCAAGTGCCGCTTCGCCGATAAATGTTTTTTCATCCACCCCAATTGTAAGTTTGATGCCAAGTGTACCAAAGCAGACTGCCCTTACACCCACGCCAGCAGACGTACCCCGGCACCACCACCCAAGAAAG CACCTGCGGCACAGAAATACCCCGTCACCCAGCACTGCCGTTACTTCCCAGCCTGCAGGAAGACAGAGTGCCCGTTCTTTCACCCCAAG CATTGCAGATTCAACACCCAGTGCACACGGCCAGACTGCGAGTTCTATCACCCGCCAGTGGCTGTACCTCCCCGGCACGCTCTAACGTGGACGCGGACACAAGCCAG CGACTGA